Proteins from a single region of Merismopedia glauca CCAP 1448/3:
- a CDS encoding cofactor assembly of complex C subunit B, with product MDTTVLSSTFLLTILSAIGLVFFIRASVKERSTQLQLIAERSEDLLLPELEQYFLTRAYGLDTVDPSSQLVTFKGFVRPSWFLAIFLTTLAACGLVCLGLILGFLYPPVGNRFLLLILLAPLAAIFYWSRAGRIEYVSLKVEKLASTAEKSQTLITVTGHRDELRILQQSLQLRSVN from the coding sequence GTGGACACTACTGTTTTATCTTCGACTTTCCTATTAACTATATTATCGGCAATAGGCTTAGTCTTCTTTATCCGTGCTTCTGTCAAAGAACGCTCGACTCAACTACAATTAATCGCCGAACGCTCTGAAGATTTGCTTCTACCAGAGTTGGAGCAATATTTTCTCACCAGAGCCTATGGTTTAGATACTGTCGACCCTAGTAGCCAGCTAGTGACGTTTAAAGGTTTTGTACGTCCTAGTTGGTTTTTAGCCATCTTCTTGACCACCTTAGCGGCTTGTGGTTTAGTTTGTTTGGGATTAATTCTAGGTTTTCTCTATCCCCCAGTCGGAAATAGGTTTTTACTGTTGATTTTACTCGCTCCCCTAGCTGCTATTTTTTATTGGAGTCGCGCTGGACGTATAGAGTACGTCTCGCTTAAGGTGGAAAAGTTAGCTAGTACTGCGGAAAAGTCCCAAACTCTTATTACAGTTACTGGTCATCGCGATGAATTGAGGATTTTGCAACAATCTTTACAGTTGCGATCGGTGAATTAA
- the cysT gene encoding sulfate ABC transporter permease subunit CysT, whose translation MELTRQSERKLKFTLPWRITIGYLTIMLIFPVAALLAKASTKSPAEFWKIATSAIALSAYEVTFVTALVTALINGVFGILIAWVLVRYDFPAKRFIDAAIDLPFALPTSVAGLTLATVYSKNGWIGQFFAPFGIKIAFTRWGVAIAMLFITLPFVVRTLQPVLQEMEHDLEEASWSLGASKLQTFWRVILPPLVPAILTGVALGFSRAVGEYGSIAIVASNIPFKDLIASVLIIQRLEQYDYEGATVIGTILLGISLLILIAINLLQAWGKKYGN comes from the coding sequence ATGGAATTAACCCGTCAGTCAGAACGCAAGCTTAAATTTACTTTACCTTGGCGGATTACTATCGGATATTTAACTATCATGTTAATCTTTCCGGTAGCTGCATTGTTAGCCAAAGCTAGTACCAAAAGTCCCGCCGAGTTTTGGAAAATTGCAACTAGTGCGATCGCACTTTCAGCTTATGAAGTTACGTTTGTCACCGCTTTAGTAACTGCTTTAATCAATGGTGTCTTTGGGATTTTAATTGCTTGGGTACTAGTTCGTTACGATTTTCCCGCTAAGCGTTTTATTGACGCAGCTATAGATTTACCGTTTGCTTTACCAACTTCTGTTGCTGGTTTAACCCTCGCCACTGTCTACAGTAAAAATGGTTGGATCGGTCAGTTTTTTGCGCCATTTGGCATTAAGATTGCTTTCACTAGATGGGGAGTAGCTATAGCAATGTTATTTATTACTTTGCCATTTGTAGTCAGGACATTGCAACCAGTATTACAGGAAATGGAACACGATTTAGAAGAAGCTTCTTGGAGTTTAGGAGCATCTAAATTACAGACATTTTGGCGCGTTATTTTACCCCCATTAGTTCCAGCTATTTTAACAGGGGTAGCTTTAGGATTTTCTCGTGCTGTAGGAGAATATGGTTCCATTGCGATCGTGGCTTCTAATATACCTTTTAAAGACTTGATTGCTTCAGTATTAATTATTCAAAGACTAGAGCAATATGACTATGAAGGAGCCACTGTCATTGGGACAATTTTACTAGGAATTTCCCTGCTAATTTTAATTGCGATTAATCTCTTACAAGCTTGGGGTAAAAAGTATGGTAACTAA
- a CDS encoding DUF3155 domain-containing protein, which yields MARRRKRKSRRRQEGRRILEHVPQFSIESGEDKPVTAARKFIHSHGIIPPALLLVKRNEHTTDRYFWAEKGLFGAQYVEENHFLFPSLRVMDSSLVKPMAQPMTQSMPQAVGVG from the coding sequence TTGGCAAGGAGACGTAAGCGCAAGAGTCGCCGCCGCCAGGAAGGACGCAGAATTTTGGAACATGTACCTCAATTCAGTATTGAAAGTGGAGAGGATAAACCTGTCACTGCTGCCAGGAAATTTATCCACTCTCATGGTATAATCCCTCCGGCATTACTGCTAGTCAAGCGTAACGAACACACCACAGACCGCTACTTTTGGGCAGAAAAAGGGCTGTTCGGAGCGCAGTACGTCGAAGAAAATCATTTTCTGTTTCCCAGTTTGCGGGTGATGGATTCATCTTTAGTTAAGCCGATGGCTCAACCGATGACTCAATCAATGCCTCAAGCAGTAGGTGTTGGCTAA
- a CDS encoding sulfate ABC transporter substrate-binding protein — MKFPLMVAGAEKLVSIWRRKFVYWMTLGICLSSILASCGLGFNPNQNNIELTLVSFAVTRAAYENIIPQFTQTWQKEHHQNVIINQSYGGSGSQTRAVLDGLDADIVALALALDVKKIQQAGLIEPGWEEELPNNSIVHKSVAAIVTREGNPKNIKNWTDLVKPEIQVITANPKTSGGAKWNFLALWGSITKNGGNEEQALEFITKIFQNAPVLPRDAREASDVFFNQEQGDALINYENEIILAANHGEKLPYIVPEINISIDNPVAVVDKNVNKHKNRQVAEAFLQYLFTPTAQKEFAKVGFRSIDTAISNEVGQDFPQVDKLLTIQDFGGWNQVQDKFFADGGIFDKVENAVANKS, encoded by the coding sequence GTGAAATTTCCATTGATGGTAGCTGGTGCTGAAAAATTAGTCTCTATCTGGAGACGGAAGTTTGTCTATTGGATGACTTTAGGCATCTGTCTGAGTTCAATTTTAGCCTCTTGTGGTTTAGGCTTTAATCCCAATCAAAATAATATCGAACTAACTTTAGTCTCTTTTGCAGTCACTAGAGCCGCTTATGAAAATATAATTCCCCAGTTTACTCAAACTTGGCAAAAAGAACACCATCAAAATGTCATTATCAATCAAAGTTATGGCGGTTCCGGTTCTCAAACTCGCGCCGTTTTAGATGGTTTAGATGCTGATATTGTCGCCTTGGCTTTAGCACTTGATGTCAAAAAAATTCAGCAAGCAGGGTTAATCGAACCTGGGTGGGAAGAGGAGTTACCAAATAATAGTATTGTTCACAAATCTGTCGCTGCAATTGTGACTCGTGAAGGTAATCCCAAAAATATTAAAAATTGGACAGATTTGGTAAAGCCAGAGATACAAGTAATTACAGCTAATCCTAAAACTTCCGGTGGTGCTAAATGGAATTTTCTGGCTTTATGGGGGTCGATTACTAAAAATGGAGGAAATGAAGAGCAAGCTTTAGAATTTATCACTAAGATATTTCAAAATGCCCCTGTTTTACCTAGAGATGCTCGTGAAGCTAGTGATGTATTTTTCAATCAAGAGCAAGGAGACGCTTTAATTAACTATGAAAACGAGATCATCTTAGCTGCTAATCACGGGGAAAAACTACCTTATATAGTTCCTGAAATTAATATTTCAATTGACAATCCAGTTGCAGTAGTCGATAAAAATGTCAATAAACATAAGAATCGGCAAGTTGCAGAAGCTTTCCTACAATATCTATTTACTCCAACCGCTCAAAAAGAGTTTGCTAAAGTTGGATTTAGATCGATAGATACAGCTATATCTAATGAAGTTGGTCAAGATTTTCCGCAAGTTGACAAATTACTAACTATTCAAGATTTTGGGGGTTGGAATCAAGTTCAAGATAAGTTTTTTGCTGATGGGGGAATCTTTGATAAAGTAGAAAATGCTGTGGCGAATAAATCTTAG
- the cysW gene encoding sulfate ABC transporter permease subunit CysW has translation MVTKKSAEDPLVVRTILIGIAVAYLLLILFIPAFNVFVQAFKFGVLPFFQTLSTSAFLKAAQLTVIIALIVVPINTVFGLCAAWVIARNQFRGRTLLISILDIPFAVSPVVTGLMIVLLYGRIGWFGGLLESANLKVVFALPAMVFASAFITMPFVAREVIPVLEETGTDQEEAAKTLGANDWQIFWRVTLPNIRWGLLYGLILTNARVMGEFGAVSVVSGNIIGKTQTLPLYVEAAYKQYQSQAAFAAAVVLAGLALVTLVLKEIVERKTQIKDVE, from the coding sequence ATGGTAACTAAGAAAAGTGCAGAAGACCCTCTAGTAGTAAGAACTATATTAATTGGTATCGCGGTTGCTTATCTACTGCTAATTTTATTTATTCCAGCCTTCAATGTTTTTGTCCAAGCTTTCAAATTTGGAGTCCTACCTTTTTTCCAAACCCTAAGTACGTCAGCTTTTCTAAAAGCTGCTCAATTAACAGTCATAATTGCCTTAATTGTGGTTCCTATAAATACTGTTTTTGGATTATGTGCGGCTTGGGTAATTGCTAGAAATCAATTTAGAGGAAGAACCTTATTAATTAGTATTTTAGATATTCCTTTTGCTGTTTCTCCAGTAGTTACTGGATTGATGATTGTGCTGTTATATGGGCGAATTGGATGGTTTGGAGGCTTGCTAGAAAGTGCTAACTTGAAGGTGGTTTTTGCCCTTCCAGCGATGGTATTTGCTAGTGCTTTTATTACTATGCCATTTGTCGCTAGAGAAGTGATCCCAGTGTTAGAAGAAACTGGTACAGATCAAGAGGAAGCTGCTAAAACTTTGGGCGCAAATGACTGGCAAATTTTTTGGCGGGTGACTTTACCTAATATTCGGTGGGGTTTACTTTACGGATTAATCTTAACTAATGCTAGAGTTATGGGAGAATTTGGGGCAGTTTCGGTAGTTTCTGGCAATATTATTGGCAAAACTCAAACTTTACCTCTATATGTAGAAGCAGCTTATAAACAGTATCAAAGTCAAGCGGCTTTTGCGGCGGCGGTAGTTTTAGCAGGTTTGGCTTTAGTTACTCTAGTTTTGAAGGAGATTGTGGAGCGCAAAACTCAGATTAAGGATGTGGAGTAG
- a CDS encoding DUF3611 family protein, translated as MAENFESNQVPAALRQIAATMRLTGWVTFWIQLVLAVVSSLIFVFALVLSGAAGQGNAQVNNPGTGGGAFFAVCGLIALYFSVYQSFRYTRLARQLKEPDPNLRPKKADTIKLLRFGLIVSFVGMSLAVLGAEAITGTLLGKSLAQPQSLYNPAFNLRELIQPLDIFVVLANTHTIAAHFVGIGGGLWLLNRLNR; from the coding sequence ATGGCTGAAAATTTTGAAAGTAACCAAGTTCCTGCCGCTTTAAGGCAAATTGCGGCGACGATGCGTCTAACTGGCTGGGTGACATTTTGGATACAGTTAGTCTTAGCCGTTGTTTCTAGCTTAATTTTTGTATTTGCGCTGGTCTTATCTGGTGCTGCTGGTCAAGGAAATGCTCAAGTTAACAATCCAGGTACTGGAGGGGGCGCTTTTTTTGCTGTTTGTGGTTTGATAGCACTTTACTTTAGCGTTTATCAATCTTTCCGTTATACCCGCTTAGCTAGACAATTAAAAGAGCCAGATCCCAACCTGCGCCCTAAAAAAGCAGATACTATTAAGCTATTGCGATTTGGTTTAATTGTTAGTTTTGTAGGAATGTCGTTAGCAGTACTAGGTGCTGAAGCCATTACAGGAACTTTGCTAGGAAAATCATTAGCTCAACCCCAATCCCTGTATAACCCCGCATTTAACCTCAGAGAACTCATTCAACCTTTAGATATTTTTGTGGTTTTAGCGAATACTCATACCATAGCGGCTCATTTTGTTGGGATTGGGGGAGGATTATGGTTGTTAAACCGTCTCAATCGTTAG
- a CDS encoding PadR family transcriptional regulator yields MKFEDIYRFFDNPPPFYLNKELAVCYVLSILLKGESYGTELIALLERDLPAYRLSDTVLYGALKFLEETGTITGYWKKVEGRGRPRRMYQIEPRFQAQAQELSNFWEKYLSGRWRHQNPEV; encoded by the coding sequence ATGAAATTTGAGGATATCTATCGGTTCTTTGATAACCCTCCTCCTTTCTATTTGAACAAAGAATTGGCAGTGTGTTATGTACTGTCGATTTTACTCAAAGGAGAATCCTATGGGACAGAATTAATTGCCCTGTTAGAGCGAGATCTACCGGCATACCGTCTTTCTGATACGGTTCTGTATGGTGCGCTGAAGTTCCTGGAAGAAACGGGCACAATTACAGGTTACTGGAAAAAGGTAGAGGGTAGGGGTCGTCCTAGAAGGATGTACCAAATTGAACCACGTTTTCAAGCACAAGCTCAAGAGCTTAGTAATTTTTGGGAAAAATATCTGAGTGGTCGTTGGAGGCATCAAAATCCTGAAGTTTAA